One window of Psychrobacillus sp. FSL H8-0483 genomic DNA carries:
- the nrdR gene encoding transcriptional regulator NrdR has product MRCPACHFNGTKVVDSRPVDDNKAIRRRRECEDCGFRFTTFEKVEETPLILVKKDGSREEFSREKILRGLIRACEKRPVALDQLEDVVFSIEKELRRTGNSEVKSEEVGEKVMDKLAEIDEVAYVRFASVYRQFKDINVFIDELKEILKKNPSL; this is encoded by the coding sequence ATGAGATGCCCAGCTTGCCATTTTAATGGGACAAAAGTTGTCGATTCTCGTCCAGTGGATGACAACAAGGCGATTAGAAGAAGAAGAGAGTGCGAGGACTGTGGGTTTCGATTCACCACATTTGAAAAGGTAGAAGAAACTCCTTTAATATTAGTAAAAAAAGATGGCTCACGAGAAGAGTTTAGTCGTGAAAAAATATTGCGTGGATTAATACGTGCCTGCGAAAAAAGACCAGTTGCGCTTGATCAATTAGAAGATGTTGTGTTTTCCATTGAAAAGGAATTAAGAAGAACTGGTAATTCCGAAGTGAAGTCTGAGGAAGTAGGCGAAAAAGTGATGGACAAGCTAGCTGAAATAGATGAGGTAGCTTACGTTCGATTTGCATCTGTATATCGTCAATTTAAAGATATAAATGTATTT
- the speD gene encoding adenosylmethionine decarboxylase has translation METMGRHIIAELWECDFDKLNDMQFIEQTFVDAALKSGAEVREVAFHKFAPQGVSGVVIISESHLTIHSFPEHGYASIDVYTCGDLDPSIAANYIADALNAGIRETLEMPRGMGPVNAPKSRMTVQA, from the coding sequence TTGGAAACAATGGGACGTCACATTATTGCAGAACTATGGGAGTGCGATTTCGACAAACTTAACGATATGCAATTTATCGAGCAAACATTTGTTGATGCTGCACTGAAATCTGGAGCAGAAGTCAGAGAAGTTGCATTTCACAAATTTGCACCACAAGGTGTAAGTGGAGTCGTTATTATTTCCGAATCGCATTTAACGATTCACAGCTTTCCAGAGCATGGTTATGCGAGCATTGATGTATATACATGTGGTGATTTAGATCCATCAATCGCAGCTAACTATATTGCAGATGCTCTTAATGCTGGAATACGCGAAACGTTGGAAATGCCTCGTGGTATGGGTCCAGTAAATGCACCTAAATCACGTATGACAGTTCAAGCGTAA
- a CDS encoding glyceraldehyde-3-phosphate dehydrogenase: MSASIAINGFGRIGRMVFRQAIVQEDLNVVAINARYPLETLAHLIKYDSTHGTFSGEIVIEENTLIINGKRVQIVNERDPGNLPWKDLNVDIVIESTGQFNDGEKASLHLKAGAKKVIITAPAKNEDATIVMGVNDDKLDLAIHHIISNASCTTNCLAPVAKVLNDTFGIENGLMTTVHAYTNDQNNLDNPHKDLRRARACAQSIIPTSTGAAKALTLVLPELQGKIHGMALRVPTPNVSLVDLVVDLKKDVTVEEVNAAFMNASEGPMKGILGLTMEPLVSIDFNTSTNSSTVDGLTTMVIGNRKVKVLAWYDNEWGYSARVVDLTKKVATGL; the protein is encoded by the coding sequence ATGTCAGCTTCAATTGCAATTAATGGTTTTGGTCGTATTGGACGAATGGTGTTTCGCCAAGCAATAGTACAAGAGGATTTAAATGTTGTCGCAATCAATGCAAGATACCCATTAGAAACGTTAGCGCATTTGATTAAATACGATTCAACACACGGGACTTTCTCTGGTGAAATAGTGATTGAAGAAAATACACTTATTATAAATGGAAAACGTGTACAAATTGTAAACGAGCGTGATCCAGGAAACTTACCTTGGAAAGATTTAAATGTTGATATTGTTATAGAGTCAACAGGTCAATTTAATGATGGTGAAAAAGCATCTCTTCACCTAAAAGCTGGTGCGAAAAAAGTAATTATTACTGCTCCTGCCAAAAATGAAGATGCAACCATTGTGATGGGTGTAAATGACGACAAGTTAGATTTAGCTATTCACCATATTATTTCAAACGCAAGCTGTACGACTAACTGTTTAGCACCAGTTGCTAAAGTGTTAAATGACACATTTGGAATTGAGAATGGTCTAATGACTACAGTTCATGCTTACACGAATGATCAAAATAATTTAGATAATCCACATAAAGATTTAAGACGAGCTCGTGCATGTGCGCAATCGATTATACCTACTTCTACGGGTGCTGCAAAAGCGCTAACATTGGTTTTACCTGAACTACAAGGGAAAATTCATGGTATGGCACTTCGTGTACCTACTCCAAATGTCTCTTTAGTAGATTTAGTAGTAGATTTGAAAAAAGATGTAACTGTAGAAGAAGTGAATGCTGCATTTATGAATGCATCGGAAGGACCTATGAAAGGTATTCTTGGTTTGACGATGGAACCACTTGTGTCTATCGATTTTAATACATCAACAAACTCTTCAACTGTAGATGGCCTAACTACAATGGTAATCGGAAATCGTAAAGTTAAAGTTCTTGCTTGGTATGATAATGAGTGGGGTTATTCAGCTCGTGTCGTAGACTTAACGAAAAAAGTTGCTACTGGCCTTTAA